In Streptomyces alboniger, the following are encoded in one genomic region:
- a CDS encoding C40 family peptidase: MAAHRKPRQRSLSGRTARTAATLALAGAASATALEGSGHADPRLSPAAVKAKVDALYREAEVATEKYNGAKEKAEKAEKSLGELRDEAARKQEKLNSARAALGSYAAAQYRAGGIDPSVQLALSSDPEQFLDRASLADRAGSRQAAAIGGVRRKLQEVDQVRAEADGRLSTLRSRQAELRKHKKTVTTKLGEAKRLLAQLTEKQRAEFAGDEGDEGDAARSDTRTAAPGARAPRPGSAARTPNARAAAAVSYAYKAIGSPYVWGATGPSAFDCSGLTQAAYRSAGVSLPRTTYAQIAAGERVPRSALRPGDLVFFYSGISHVGIYVGNGQMIHAPNPSAPVRLAPIDQMPFAGATRVA, from the coding sequence GTGGCAGCGCACCGCAAGCCCAGACAGCGCTCGCTCAGCGGCCGCACGGCCCGCACCGCCGCCACCCTCGCCCTCGCGGGAGCCGCCTCGGCGACCGCCCTCGAAGGCTCGGGACACGCGGACCCACGGCTCAGCCCCGCCGCGGTGAAGGCGAAGGTCGACGCGCTCTACCGCGAGGCGGAGGTCGCCACCGAGAAGTACAACGGCGCGAAGGAGAAGGCCGAGAAGGCCGAGAAGTCGCTCGGTGAGCTGCGCGACGAGGCGGCCCGCAAGCAGGAGAAACTCAACTCCGCCCGTGCCGCGCTGGGTTCATACGCGGCCGCCCAGTACCGCGCGGGCGGCATCGACCCGTCCGTCCAACTCGCGCTCTCCTCGGACCCCGAGCAGTTCCTGGACCGCGCTTCGCTGGCCGACCGGGCCGGCAGCCGCCAGGCCGCGGCCATCGGCGGCGTACGCAGGAAGCTCCAGGAGGTCGACCAAGTGCGCGCCGAGGCCGACGGCCGCCTGTCCACCCTCCGCTCGCGCCAGGCGGAACTGAGGAAGCACAAGAAGACCGTCACCACCAAGCTCGGCGAGGCCAAGCGACTGCTGGCCCAGCTCACCGAGAAGCAGCGTGCGGAGTTCGCGGGCGACGAGGGCGACGAGGGCGACGCCGCCCGCTCGGACACCCGCACCGCCGCCCCCGGCGCCCGCGCCCCTCGGCCGGGCAGCGCGGCGAGGACTCCCAACGCCCGTGCCGCCGCAGCTGTTTCCTACGCGTACAAAGCGATCGGCAGCCCCTACGTGTGGGGCGCGACGGGTCCGAGCGCCTTCGACTGCTCGGGCCTGACGCAGGCCGCCTACCGCTCGGCGGGCGTCTCACTGCCCCGCACCACGTACGCCCAGATCGCCGCGGGCGAGCGCGTGCCACGCTCGGCGCTGCGCCCCGGTGACCTGGTGTTCTTCTACTCGGGCATCAGTCACGTCGGCATCTACGTCGGGAACGGCCAGATGATCCACGCCCCGAACCCGAGCGCTCCCGTACGGCTCGCGCCGATCGACCAGATGCCGTTCGCGGGCGCCACCCGGGTGGCGTGA
- a CDS encoding C40 family peptidase encodes MASHRKPRGRSAGIRTTPAVGITTAALTSVALLSQSAQAAPAAPTAPSAPVEPSLDEVKKKVDDLYHQAGVATQRYNSAKEKTEKQRKKVDRLLDGVARRADKLNEARQELGSFAAAQYRTGAASETATMMLANDPQGYFDQNHLADRLTSRQKKAVDEYQAEQASATKQRTKAAKSLKTLSESRDDLRTSKRTVQRKLGEARALLSELTAEEKARLAAIERKKEREAKRKAEELAREQAAEAERKRKAEEAAQKEREKEREKERGGGQGSSGPDTGSGPGPGAEPGSGATKAAKVIGFAEAQIGKPYVWGATGPDSYDCSGLTQDAWKAAGISLPRTTWDQVKVGTTVKTADAAPGDLVFFYDDISHVGIYIGDGKMIHAPKPGANVRVESIYYMPIHSVVRPA; translated from the coding sequence TTGGCGTCGCACCGCAAGCCGCGGGGCCGGTCAGCCGGCATACGCACCACCCCCGCCGTCGGTATCACCACGGCCGCCCTCACGTCCGTGGCGCTCCTGTCGCAGAGCGCGCAGGCAGCACCCGCCGCGCCGACAGCACCCTCCGCGCCGGTGGAGCCCAGCCTCGACGAGGTGAAGAAGAAGGTCGACGACCTCTACCACCAGGCGGGCGTGGCCACCCAGAGGTACAACTCGGCCAAGGAGAAGACCGAGAAGCAGCGCAAGAAGGTCGACCGTCTGCTCGACGGCGTGGCCAGGCGCGCGGACAAGCTGAACGAGGCGCGCCAGGAGCTGGGCTCCTTCGCCGCCGCGCAGTACCGCACCGGCGCCGCCTCCGAGACCGCCACGATGATGCTCGCCAACGACCCTCAGGGCTACTTCGACCAGAACCACCTGGCGGACCGCCTGACCTCCCGGCAGAAGAAGGCCGTCGACGAGTACCAGGCGGAGCAGGCGTCGGCGACGAAGCAGCGTACGAAGGCCGCGAAGAGCCTCAAGACGCTGAGCGAGTCCCGGGACGACCTCAGGACGAGCAAGCGGACCGTCCAGAGGAAGCTGGGCGAGGCGCGCGCACTGCTGTCGGAGCTGACCGCCGAGGAGAAGGCGCGGCTCGCCGCGATCGAGCGGAAGAAGGAGCGGGAGGCCAAGCGGAAGGCCGAGGAGCTGGCCCGCGAGCAGGCCGCGGAGGCGGAGCGCAAGCGCAAGGCGGAAGAGGCGGCGCAGAAGGAGCGGGAGAAGGAGCGGGAGAAGGAGCGGGGAGGGGGCCAGGGCTCCTCCGGGCCGGACACCGGTTCGGGTCCGGGTCCGGGCGCCGAGCCCGGCTCGGGCGCCACGAAGGCCGCGAAGGTCATCGGCTTCGCGGAGGCCCAGATCGGCAAGCCGTACGTCTGGGGCGCCACGGGACCCGACTCCTACGACTGCTCCGGGCTCACCCAGGACGCCTGGAAGGCCGCGGGGATCTCCCTGCCGCGCACCACGTGGGACCAGGTGAAGGTCGGCACGACCGTGAAGACCGCCGATGCCGCCCCCGGCGACCTGGTCTTCTTCTACGACGACATCAGCCATGTGGGGATCTACATCGGCGACGGCAAGATGATCCACGCCCCGAAGCCGGGCGCCAACGTACGCGTCGAGTCGATCTACTACATGCCGATCCACAGCGTGGTGCGCCCGGCGTAA
- the pcrA gene encoding DNA helicase PcrA translates to MSSLFDDSFLADMRPSRAADEEPPPPPEDSAPEPVPDDLFSGKFDVPMTRDSHYRDGAPRPVIDPAALLEGLNENQRAAVVHAGSPLLIVAGAGSGKTRVLTHRIAYLLAERGVHPGQILAITFTNKAAGEMKERVEQLVGPRANAMWVSTFHSACVRILRREYKKLGFTSSFSIYDAADSKRLMALVCRDLDLDPKKFPPKSFSAKISNLKNELIDEEDFAAQAADGFEKTLAEAYAMYQSRLREANALDFDDLIMTTVHLLRAFPDVAEHYRRRFRHVMVDEYQDTNHAQYALVRELVGPSGGEGDDPAELCVVGDADQSIYAFRGATIRNILQFEEDYTDATTILLEQNYRSTQTILTAANAVIERNESRRPKNLWTNQGAGARITGYVADTEHDEAQFVADEIDRLTDAGDAKAGDVAIFYRTNAQSRVFEEIFIRVGLPYKVVGGVRFYERKEVRDVLAYLRVLANPEDAVPLRRILNVPKRGIGDRAEAMIDALSQREKISFPQALRRVDEAYGMAARSTNAVKRFNTLMEELRTVVESGAGPAVVLEAVLERTGYLAELQASTDPQDETRIENLQELAAVALEFEQEYAQAQAAQAEGDEGPAPAGTLSDFLERVALVADSDQIPDEEDDGSGVITLMTLHTAKGLEFPVVFLTGMEDGVFPHMRSLGQVKELEEERRLAYVGITRARERLYLTRSSMRSAWGQPSYNPPSRFLEEIPETHLDWKRKGSVGAPASSGPAAGIASSLSSSRSRTGGAQGFATRRASEKPVVSLAVGDRVTHDQFGLGTVVGVKGTGANAEATVDFGEPKPKRLLLRYAPVEKL, encoded by the coding sequence ATGAGCAGCCTCTTTGATGACAGCTTCCTGGCGGACATGCGGCCTTCCCGGGCCGCGGACGAAGAACCCCCGCCGCCGCCCGAGGACAGCGCTCCGGAACCGGTTCCGGACGACTTGTTCAGCGGGAAGTTCGACGTGCCCATGACCCGGGACTCGCACTACCGCGACGGAGCCCCGCGCCCGGTCATCGACCCGGCCGCGCTCCTGGAGGGGCTGAACGAGAACCAGCGCGCGGCCGTCGTGCACGCGGGCTCCCCGCTGCTCATCGTCGCCGGCGCCGGTTCCGGCAAGACCCGCGTACTGACCCACCGCATCGCGTACCTCCTCGCCGAGCGCGGTGTCCACCCCGGCCAGATCCTCGCGATCACGTTCACGAACAAGGCCGCGGGCGAGATGAAGGAGCGCGTCGAGCAGCTCGTCGGCCCCCGGGCCAACGCGATGTGGGTATCGACCTTCCACAGCGCCTGCGTCCGCATCCTGCGGCGCGAGTACAAGAAGCTGGGCTTCACGTCCTCCTTCTCGATCTACGACGCCGCGGACTCCAAGCGTCTGATGGCCCTGGTCTGCCGCGACCTGGACCTCGACCCGAAGAAGTTCCCGCCGAAGTCCTTCAGCGCCAAGATCTCGAACCTGAAGAACGAGCTGATCGACGAGGAGGACTTCGCCGCCCAGGCCGCCGACGGTTTCGAGAAGACCCTCGCCGAGGCCTACGCCATGTACCAGTCCCGCCTGCGCGAGGCGAACGCGCTGGACTTCGACGACCTGATCATGACGACGGTCCACCTCCTGCGCGCCTTCCCGGACGTCGCCGAGCACTACCGCCGCCGCTTCCGGCACGTCATGGTCGACGAGTACCAGGACACGAACCACGCCCAGTACGCCCTGGTGCGCGAGCTGGTCGGCCCCTCCGGAGGCGAGGGTGACGACCCCGCGGAGCTGTGTGTGGTGGGTGACGCGGACCAGTCGATCTACGCCTTCCGCGGCGCCACCATCCGCAACATCCTCCAGTTCGAGGAGGACTACACCGACGCGACGACGATCCTCCTGGAGCAGAACTACCGCTCCACGCAGACGATCCTGACCGCCGCGAACGCGGTCATCGAGCGGAACGAAAGCCGCCGCCCGAAGAACCTGTGGACCAACCAGGGCGCGGGCGCCCGCATCACCGGCTACGTGGCCGACACCGAGCACGACGAGGCGCAGTTCGTCGCCGACGAGATCGACCGCCTCACGGACGCGGGCGACGCGAAGGCCGGCGACGTCGCGATCTTCTACCGTACGAACGCCCAGTCCCGCGTCTTCGAAGAGATCTTCATCCGCGTCGGCCTGCCCTACAAGGTCGTCGGCGGCGTCCGCTTCTACGAGCGCAAGGAGGTCCGCGATGTGCTGGCCTACCTGCGCGTTCTCGCCAACCCCGAGGACGCGGTGCCGCTGCGGCGCATCCTCAACGTCCCCAAGAGGGGCATCGGCGACCGCGCCGAGGCGATGATCGACGCGCTCTCGCAGCGCGAGAAGATCTCCTTCCCGCAGGCGCTGCGCCGCGTCGACGAGGCGTACGGCATGGCGGCCCGCTCGACCAACGCCGTCAAGCGGTTCAACACGCTCATGGAAGAGCTGCGCACCGTCGTCGAGTCCGGCGCGGGCCCGGCCGTCGTCCTGGAGGCCGTCCTCGAACGGACCGGCTACCTCGCCGAGTTGCAGGCCTCGACCGACCCGCAGGACGAGACCCGCATCGAGAACCTCCAGGAACTCGCCGCCGTGGCACTGGAGTTCGAGCAGGAGTACGCCCAGGCCCAGGCGGCGCAGGCCGAGGGCGACGAGGGGCCCGCCCCGGCCGGCACCCTCTCCGACTTCCTGGAGCGCGTCGCGCTCGTCGCCGACTCCGACCAGATTCCGGATGAGGAGGACGACGGCTCCGGAGTCATCACTCTCATGACGCTGCACACCGCCAAGGGACTCGAATTCCCCGTGGTGTTCCTGACCGGCATGGAGGACGGCGTCTTCCCGCACATGCGCTCCCTCGGCCAGGTCAAGGAGCTGGAGGAGGAGCGCCGCCTCGCCTATGTCGGCATCACGCGCGCGCGTGAGCGGCTCTACCTCACCCGGTCCTCGATGCGCAGCGCCTGGGGCCAGCCCTCGTACAACCCGCCCTCACGCTTCCTCGAAGAGATTCCGGAAACCCATCTGGACTGGAAGCGGAAGGGCTCCGTCGGCGCCCCCGCCTCGTCCGGTCCCGCCGCGGGCATCGCCTCGTCGCTGTCGTCCTCGCGTTCGCGCACGGGTGGGGCGCAGGGCTTCGCCACGCGCCGCGCCTCGGAGAAGCCGGTGGTCTCGCTGGCGGTGGGGGACCGGGTCACGCACGACCAGTTCGGCCTCGGGACCGTGGTCGGGGTGAAGGGCACGGGGGCGAACGCCGAGGCGACGGTGGACTTCGGCGAGCCCAAGCCGAAGCGGCTCCTGCTGAGGTACGCGCCGGTCGAGAAGCTGTAA
- a CDS encoding M23 family metallopeptidase, with protein sequence MNDRHPSGSSTPQPSAPGADYPLNATYDQQSAQPGGYGYDTYSTGGFDTGSISTGSFDTGTFATDPLFGDMPGTEYDTGQWATTPSTQQQTSAYDAYAAQHHAAAYETGSYDTTSVWSAGGYQQLADIPSQPGPDSTGQWDTASWDQGPATGQWQTQTFDTGAYDATAWNSADETREQHESPEARESHESNETPQPYELTEQYEISAEAPFDSDAPFDSESPYDGEGPYDTDVPYASAEPESVSGIPAPTPRTARGKSGGSGAGRSRTRRRTPAKRSALLTVAVPSACVMGVAGVAAASVGSFGGDGEKETTASAPDTTSVKPSTANSKLDTQLANLSADAGDFADRASRTQERIDLKAEKVAAQKKAAAEAARKERLRPKFALPVKQHGLSAQYGQAGVNWMSAHSGIDFPVSYGTEVFAATDGTVTTKWNSAYGNMAIVTAKDGTETWYCHLSSHKISSGPVKAGETIAYSGNSGNSTGPHLHFEVRPSGSSAIDPLPWLRSHGLDPT encoded by the coding sequence GTGAACGACCGTCACCCGTCGGGGAGCTCGACTCCCCAGCCCTCGGCACCCGGCGCCGACTACCCGCTCAACGCGACGTACGACCAGCAGAGCGCCCAGCCCGGCGGCTACGGCTACGACACCTACTCCACCGGCGGTTTCGACACCGGCAGCATCAGCACCGGAAGCTTCGACACCGGTACCTTCGCCACCGATCCCCTCTTCGGCGACATGCCCGGCACCGAGTACGACACAGGCCAGTGGGCGACCACGCCGAGTACCCAGCAGCAGACGTCCGCCTACGACGCGTACGCCGCACAGCACCACGCCGCCGCCTACGAAACCGGCAGCTACGACACCACCTCCGTCTGGTCGGCCGGTGGCTATCAGCAGCTCGCCGACATCCCGTCGCAGCCGGGCCCCGACAGCACGGGCCAGTGGGACACCGCCTCCTGGGACCAGGGTCCGGCGACCGGTCAGTGGCAGACGCAGACCTTCGACACGGGCGCGTACGACGCCACGGCGTGGAACTCCGCCGACGAGACACGCGAGCAGCACGAGTCACCCGAGGCACGCGAGTCGCACGAGTCGAACGAAACTCCGCAGCCGTACGAGCTGACCGAGCAGTACGAGATCTCCGCCGAGGCCCCGTTCGACAGCGATGCCCCGTTCGACAGCGAGAGCCCGTACGACGGCGAGGGCCCGTACGACACCGATGTCCCCTACGCGAGCGCGGAGCCCGAGTCCGTCTCGGGGATTCCGGCCCCCACCCCCCGCACCGCCCGCGGCAAAAGCGGCGGATCCGGTGCGGGTCGGTCCAGGACCCGGCGCCGTACCCCCGCCAAGCGCTCCGCCCTCCTCACCGTCGCCGTGCCGTCGGCCTGCGTGATGGGCGTCGCCGGGGTGGCGGCCGCGTCCGTGGGCAGCTTCGGCGGGGACGGCGAGAAAGAGACGACGGCCTCCGCACCGGACACCACGTCCGTGAAGCCCTCCACCGCCAACAGCAAGCTGGACACCCAGCTGGCCAACCTCTCCGCGGACGCGGGCGACTTCGCGGACCGCGCGAGCCGCACGCAGGAACGTATCGACCTGAAGGCCGAAAAGGTCGCCGCCCAGAAGAAGGCGGCCGCGGAGGCGGCGCGCAAGGAGCGGCTGCGCCCCAAGTTCGCGCTGCCGGTGAAGCAGCACGGTCTGAGCGCGCAGTACGGCCAGGCCGGCGTCAACTGGATGTCGGCGCACTCCGGCATCGACTTCCCCGTGTCGTACGGCACGGAAGTCTTCGCCGCGACCGACGGCACCGTGACCACGAAGTGGAACAGCGCCTACGGCAACATGGCGATCGTGACCGCCAAGGACGGTACGGAGACGTGGTACTGCCACCTCTCCTCGCACAAGATCTCCAGCGGTCCCGTGAAGGCGGGCGAGACCATCGCCTACTCCGGGAACTCCGGCAACTCCACCGGACCGCACCTGCACTTCGAGGTGCGCCCCAGCGGCAGCTCGGCGATCGACCCGCTGCCGTGGCTGCGCAGCCACGGACTCGACCCGACGTAA
- a CDS encoding lipase family alpha/beta hydrolase, giving the protein MAGRLSLALLKATALEVAILAGHLVLYPSGIAQERRTAPVQPPPDAPRLPPDSRPPTLLLHGFIDNRSVFVLLRRALSQHDGRRVESLNYSPLTCDIRTAAELLGRHVEELCERTGHHRVDIVGHSLGGLIARYYAQRLGGDVRVRTLVTLGTPHGGTRVAPLADAHPIVRQMRPGSAVIEELKEPAPDCRTQFVSFWSDLDQIMVPLETACVDHPDLIAQNVRVTGIGHLALPVHPAVANGIRQALDLAHPGADAKEAPGGLTVA; this is encoded by the coding sequence ATGGCGGGCCGCCTCTCCCTGGCCCTCCTGAAAGCGACCGCCCTGGAAGTGGCGATCCTCGCGGGCCATCTCGTCCTCTACCCCTCGGGCATCGCCCAGGAGCGCAGGACAGCCCCTGTCCAGCCGCCCCCCGACGCGCCGCGCCTCCCCCCGGACAGCAGGCCGCCGACCCTCCTCCTGCACGGCTTCATAGACAACCGCTCGGTCTTCGTCCTGCTCCGCCGCGCCCTGTCCCAGCACGACGGACGCCGCGTGGAGTCCCTCAACTACTCCCCGCTGACCTGCGACATCCGTACCGCCGCCGAGCTTCTCGGCCGCCACGTCGAAGAGCTGTGCGAGCGCACGGGCCACCATCGGGTAGACATCGTCGGGCACAGCCTGGGCGGCCTGATCGCCCGGTATTACGCCCAGCGCCTCGGCGGTGACGTACGCGTACGCACGCTTGTCACGCTGGGCACACCGCACGGGGGCACCCGCGTCGCGCCGCTCGCGGACGCGCACCCGATCGTGCGGCAGATGCGTCCGGGCTCCGCCGTGATCGAGGAGCTGAAGGAACCTGCACCGGACTGCCGGACGCAGTTCGTGAGTTTCTGGAGCGACCTGGACCAGATCATGGTCCCGCTGGAGACGGCGTGCGTGGACCACCCCGACCTGATCGCGCAGAACGTCCGCGTGACCGGAATCGGCCACCTCGCGCTCCCGGTGCACCCGGCGGTCGCGAACGGCATACGCCAGGCCCTCGACCTGGCCCATCCCGGAGCCGACGCCAAGGAAGCCCCGGGCGGGCTCACGGTCGCCTGA
- a CDS encoding cobalamin B12-binding domain-containing protein, with protein MGVAAGPIRVVVAKPGLDGHDRGAKVIARALRDAGMEVIYTGLHQTPEQVVDTAIQEDADAIGLSILSGAHNTLFARVLELLKEREAQDILVFGGGIIPEADIAPLKEKGVAEIFTPGATTTSIVEWVRANVQERAGA; from the coding sequence ATGGGTGTGGCAGCCGGGCCGATCCGCGTGGTGGTCGCCAAGCCGGGGCTCGACGGGCACGACCGCGGGGCCAAGGTGATCGCGCGGGCGCTGCGTGACGCCGGTATGGAGGTCATCTACACCGGGCTGCACCAGACGCCCGAGCAGGTGGTGGACACCGCGATCCAGGAGGACGCCGACGCGATCGGCCTCTCCATCCTGTCCGGGGCGCACAACACGCTGTTCGCGCGGGTGCTCGAACTTTTGAAGGAGCGGGAAGCGCAGGACATCCTGGTGTTCGGCGGCGGCATCATCCCGGAGGCGGACATCGCGCCGCTGAAGGAGAAGGGCGTCGCGGAGATCTTCACGCCCGGTGCGACCACGACTTCGATCGTGGAGTGGGTGCGGGCGAACGTGCAGGAGCGTGCCGGGGCCTGA
- a CDS encoding DUF5691 domain-containing protein gives MPVPPAKAAPPPPSRGKPGTPHSSWEELVTSALLGTDRRALPPALHTPGREAPVALLDEAAVQTVRRRAGLRPAPAVAPPEPALPDPRPPLPPAARRRLATLLTDHPGTGSGGRRGAAPDLMELLPQWLALANARGYGAPPELLPALLDAARGRTDLRPQALTFAGPRALWLARLNPHWKFALRATPGSGVALPSADDTPEVQRLWEEGLFAERVALLTTLRAHDPGAARRLLTTTWQTERAEDRLMFLDSLRTGLSAADEPFLEQALTDRSRNVRSTAAELLSALPESALAGRMASRAASCVAVDHVSNTPTLTVEAPHECDVAMERDGVAPKPPAGRGERSWWLGQLVEAAPLATWSTRLGHRTPAEIVALPVADDWRAELHAAWCRAAVRQRDATWSRALLGAPAAPDAAGPGAVSLAERAKLLAALPAAERADWVAGFIASHGLSESFQLLGVCAVPWTEPLGRAVVDALNIARDAGSYPWSFSGVMGLAERCLDPAEAIRLEALTAIPDEPEDASPGAGSYWSEAFQRLVTTLRLRAAIRDELPPPAPGA, from the coding sequence ATGCCCGTCCCCCCGGCGAAAGCCGCGCCTCCGCCTCCCTCCCGAGGGAAGCCGGGCACCCCGCACTCCTCATGGGAAGAGCTGGTCACCTCGGCCCTGCTCGGCACCGACCGGCGCGCGCTGCCGCCCGCCCTGCACACCCCCGGCAGGGAGGCACCGGTCGCACTCCTGGACGAGGCAGCGGTGCAGACGGTACGCCGCAGGGCGGGACTGCGCCCTGCACCGGCCGTCGCGCCGCCCGAACCGGCGCTGCCGGACCCCAGACCGCCGCTGCCGCCCGCGGCCCGGCGCAGGCTCGCCACGCTCCTCACCGACCATCCCGGCACCGGCAGCGGCGGCAGACGCGGCGCGGCCCCGGACCTGATGGAACTCCTCCCCCAGTGGCTGGCCCTGGCCAACGCCCGGGGGTACGGAGCACCACCCGAGCTGCTTCCCGCCCTCCTCGACGCGGCCCGCGGCCGCACGGACCTGCGCCCCCAGGCGCTCACGTTCGCGGGCCCCAGAGCCCTGTGGCTGGCCCGGCTCAACCCGCACTGGAAGTTCGCCCTCCGCGCCACCCCGGGAAGCGGTGTGGCACTGCCCTCCGCGGACGACACGCCCGAGGTCCAACGACTGTGGGAAGAGGGCCTCTTCGCGGAGCGGGTTGCCCTGCTCACCACACTCCGCGCGCACGACCCCGGCGCCGCCCGGCGGCTGCTCACCACGACCTGGCAGACAGAACGGGCCGAGGACCGCCTGATGTTCCTCGACTCGCTCCGCACCGGCCTGTCGGCGGCGGACGAGCCGTTCCTGGAGCAGGCGCTCACCGACCGCAGCCGCAACGTCCGCTCCACGGCGGCGGAACTGCTCTCCGCGCTCCCCGAATCGGCGCTGGCCGGGCGGATGGCGTCCAGGGCGGCTTCCTGTGTGGCCGTGGACCACGTGTCGAACACGCCGACCCTCACGGTCGAGGCGCCGCACGAGTGCGACGTGGCCATGGAGCGGGACGGCGTCGCCCCCAAGCCCCCCGCCGGTCGAGGCGAACGGTCCTGGTGGCTCGGCCAGTTGGTGGAAGCGGCGCCACTCGCCACCTGGAGCACCCGGCTCGGCCACCGCACCCCGGCCGAGATAGTGGCCCTCCCCGTGGCCGACGACTGGCGTGCCGAGCTGCACGCCGCGTGGTGCCGCGCTGCCGTACGGCAGCGGGACGCGACCTGGTCCAGGGCCCTGCTCGGCGCGCCCGCGGCCCCCGACGCCGCGGGCCCGGGGGCCGTATCGCTCGCCGAGCGCGCCAAGCTCCTGGCCGCCCTGCCCGCCGCGGAACGGGCAGACTGGGTCGCCGGATTCATAGCCTCGCACGGGCTGTCCGAGTCGTTCCAGCTCCTGGGCGTATGCGCGGTCCCCTGGACCGAACCACTGGGCCGGGCGGTCGTGGACGCGCTGAACATCGCGCGGGACGCGGGCAGTTACCCCTGGAGCTTCAGCGGGGTCATGGGCCTCGCGGAACGCTGCCTCGACCCCGCGGAAGCGATCCGCCTGGAGGCGCTCACCGCGATACCCGACGAACCGGAGGACGCGTCACCGGGAGCGGGGAGCTACTGGTCGGAGGCGTTCCAACGCCTGGTCACGACCCTGCGCCTCCGCGCGGCGATACGAGACGAACTCCCGCCGCCGGCTCCTGGAGCGTGA